Below is a genomic region from Virgibacillus dokdonensis.
AATACAGAGATTGGTTATTAAACTTGCATCGTGATACACACGGAAATGCTGATCTTAGTGCTCATTTTTTTAGAAAAACTTACGATCTACTTAAAGATGGTGGAAGTTTTGGATTGATTGCGACTAATTCGATAAGTCAGACGGATAATAGAGTATCAGCATTAGTTCCTATTATAAATGATGGAGGTATAATTTATTGGGCTCTTCCAGATATGGAATGGCCAGGGAAAGCTGCCATTTATATATCTGTTGTTGCTATTCATAAAGGTCCTTATGATGGTAGGATACAACTGAATGAAAAAGAAGTTGAAGGAATTTCCAGTTATTTAAATGAAGATCAATTCAAACCGGATCCATTTCGCTTATCTTTTCATAAGAAAAAAAGCTTTAAAGGGGTAGATACTGGTGGACTAGGTTTTGTTCTTACTGATTCTGAAATAGATGAAATTAAGCATTTTGAACCAAGTTCTATGGAAAAAATATGGCCGATGATTAATGGAGATGATTTATTAAGAGACCCTCAACAGAAACCAGCTCGTTTGATAATCAACTTTTCAGGAATGCTAGAAGAAGAAGCGAGACAACACCCAATTTTAATGAGGATAGTTGAAGATAGGGTGTTACCGTACCGTAAAGAAGTAAAAGATAAAGCGAGTCGTGAAAAGTGGTGGCTATATAATAGACCACGACCAGCTCTCTATAGTTCAATTTCTGAGCTTGATAAAGTTTTAGTGAATTGTGTTGTTTCTAAACATATTTGTTTTAGTTTTATGCCTAAAAGAGTTGTTTTTACAAATGCTATTAATGTTTTTGCTTTAAACGAATTTGAGGATTTTGGTCTCTTGCAAAGCACGATCCATGAATCTTGGGCTCGTTATTATGCATCATCACTAAAAACAGATAATCGCTATAATCCAACTGATTGCTTTGAAACATTTCCATTTCCTAAATGTACGAAAAGGTTAGGGGAAGTAGGGAAACAGTATTATGATTTTCGCCAATCAATTATGAAGAATATGGAAATAGGATTGACAGAAACTTATAATATGTTTCATAACCAAGATGTGACTGATAAAGAAATTGTTGAGTTACGGCAAATGCATGCAAATTTAGACGATAAAGTTATTTCTGCTTATGGTTGGGATGACATTAGTCTTAATCATGGTTTTTATGAAACAAAGAATGGAATAAGATACACTATAAGTGATGCTGCACGAACAGATATACTTAATCGTCTTCTTGAACTTAACCATAAACTTTATTTAGAAGAAACTAATAAATCATCAGGTAAGAAAAAGGGGAAAACTAAAAAGAAACTTAGCCAAATGCAAGAAAAATTATCTGGTCAGATGGAACTTTTTTAATATAATAATTGCTAGGCAACTATAAAAATTCTATTGCAATTCATCTAATTTAGTATATGAAAATAGTCTTAGGATGGAGGGGTAAATTTGAGTGAGGAAAGTAGGAAACGCTTTGCCTTAGAAATAAGGGATCCTGAGAAACCAGAAGGAAAAAATGCCTGGTTAGTAAGGGTTGAAAATAAAGAACAAGTGCTTAATTTTTCCTTAATCTTAGATATTCCAGGATCTGAGTGTAAAGGAGTTCATGAAGGTGATCCTTTTTTAATCTTTTGTGAAATGAATAAAAGTCCGGTTCTTATCGCTTTTGCGAGACTATATCGTAAACGCTCCACCTTAACCCAAACAACCTTTTATTTTGATGGTTATTTACCTGTTGAAAATCACAATACACTTGATCTGAAAATTACTAGTAGTGTCCAATCACCAATTAAACGTATTGATTGGGAATTTTTTGAAGAGAAATTTAACGGAATTAATGGTTTTGACTTTTCTTCTTTTCCAATTTTAACTGGGGAATTTTCAAATGAGCAAGCGTATGTTCGTAGTTTGCTTGAAAATGCAGTTATAGATGATTTACTTGGTCCGGCCGATGGTCCTTTTGAAGAGATTATTGGTATGAGTGTTAGAGATCGTTACCTTGTTGGAAGACTTGCTCCAAAAGAAACCATAAAGGAAGAATTTGATGATCCAGTGTTAGCTAAAACAAACGTAAATTCTTCTGGAGCTAGTGGAAGAACAGATGATGAGGAAAACACTGGTGGAACGGACACTTCCACGAACCAATCTCTCGTACCTTCTTCTGTTGGAATTACTTTTTGTGTAGATGGTTCAGTAAAAAAGTTGGAAATCCTAGCTAGTTGGGGACGATATATACGAGGGAAAAGTGATAAAGAGGATAAGAACGGAAAACCATTCCGTGCTTGGAAAAGAGTGCCTTCAGGTGGTAAAAAAGAAATAGTATTAACTGAAGGTAAAATCACCCCTTTTTCTATTGATGGTGAATGCCCTGAAGTCCTTATTCAAGGAACAGTATATCCACGACTTGAAAATGGAGATAGACTAGTTACTCTTTTTCTAGTCAACACTCAATTAAAACCAGAGCAAAACCAAGATACAGCATGGGTTTTCCAGCCAGAACTAGTATTAAGAGACCCTGAGGGGAAGGATATTTTTAGACGTAGACCTATGCTTAAAAATGATGAGGAATCAGATATAGAGCGTAAATCACTTGAGATGGTATATAGAAACCAAGTTGAATTTGCAGTAGGTCATGGTATATCAGTTCATGCTAAAACTACTAAAGATAATAGTAGTCACTCAACAGAAGTTCGAACGAGCGTATTACCAAGTTATGAAATTCCTGTAACTGAGACACCAGGTTCAGAGCCAGAAGATCGTCCAACCATGCAACAAATGGTTGAAAAAGGTTTTCTTGATATGGATAATTTAGCATCTATGGAACAAGATGAACTTTGTGATGCATTGTCAGTATTAACAAACGATTATCAAGACTGGATACAAGAACAACGGGAGAGAATCGGGAATTCAATTAAAGGTTTTGATAATGTTGCACATAATGCTATGGATAGATGTGAGGAAATATTAAGAAGACTTCGTGAAGGAATAACGGTACTTGGTACTGATGTTGATGCCTTAGCTTCATTTAGGTTTGCTAATAAAGCAATGGCTTATCAACGAATTCGGAGTATATACTCATTAAAACGAAGACGTGGAGTAAAAGTAGACTATGAAAGCCTTGATATACGTAAAAATCGATCTTGGCGACCTTTTCAGTTAGCCTTTATGCTCCTATCAATACCATCACTAACAGATCCGGCACATAAGGATAGAACTGATAAAATCGAAGCATATGCTGATTTATTATGGTTTCCGACTGGTGGAGGGAAAACGGAAGCCTATCTAGGAGTAGCTGCTTTTACAATGGCAATTCGAAGACGGCAAGGGAAACTAGGAGGGTTAGATGCTAGTCGTGGGTTATCTGTTGTTATGAGATATACATTGAGGCTATTGACTCTGCAACAATTTCAACGAGCCACTACTCTCCTCTGCTCAATGGAAATTCTAAGGAAAAATAATACTAAAGAGTGGGGGAACAATCCTTTTACAATAGGTTTATGGGTTGGGAAAAAAGTCACTCCTAATACTACTGAACAAAGTCATGAAGCAATTGAAAGTGAACGAGATGGGAAACGTGGGAGTGGCTCTACTCCAGCACAGCTTACGAGCTGTCCATGGTGTGGTAGTGAAATATCACCAGGTCGTGATATACAAATAGATAAAGTTATGGGTAAGACATTTATTTTTTGTGGAGATAAATATGGTCGTTGTGAGTTTAGTCGAGCAAAATCAAGAGAACAAGGACTGCCAGTTCTTGTTGTTGATGAAGAAATTTATCGCAATCCTCCTTCAATGCTAATTGCAACTGTTGATAAATTTGCATTAATGGCCTGGCGTGGTGAAATTAAGACTCTGTTTGGATATGTTACACATGAATGCCCGAGACATGGATTGATATGGTCGGATTCAGATTGTTCAGGACAACATCCCAAAAAAGGGAAGTACCCAGTTACTAATGCACAGCAAGTAGAACGTCTACGACCACCTGATCTAATTATTCAAGATGAGTTTCATTTAATAAGTGGACCTCTAGGAACTATGGTAGGCTTATATGAAACCGCAGTTGATTCTCTTTCAACATGGAGTTACAAAGGGAAAGATGTTAAGCCCAAAGTAATTGCTTCCACCGCAACAGTTAAAAAGGCAGAAGAACAGGTTACGAATGTTTTTTTACGTCATGTGTCAATTTTTCCTCCTCAAGGACTTGATATTGAAGACAATTTCTTTTCAGTTCAGAGGTCCAAAGAACAAAAGCCAGGTCGTCGATATGTTGGTATTTGTTCACCGGGAAGTTCACGGCCTGCTGTATTAATACGAGTATATGTAGCATTACTTACTGCAGCTCAATCATTATATAATCATTTCGGCCAGGTAGCAGATCCTTATATGACCCTTGTAGGATATTTTAATTCTTTACGTGAGTTAGGAGGTATGCGCCGATTAGCAGAAGATGATGTTCAAACACGTTCATATAGAGTTCAAATGAGTGAGATAGATAGACCTGGTTTAAGTCAACGTAAAGTTCAAAATATAGATGAACTCACTTCTAGAACATCAAGTAGGGAAATACCAAAAATCCTTGATAAATTAGAGCTTAATTTTAAACCGAAATGGGGTCAAGGAGAACCACAAGCAATTGATATTGCTCTAGCAACTAACATGCTTTCGGTAGGGGTAGATGTTAACCGTTTAGGGTTGATGGTTGTAAATGGACAACCGAAAGGTACTGCAGAATATATTCAATCCACAAGTCGTGTAGGGCGTTCTTCTCCAGGATTAGTATTTTCTGTTTTGACTTGGTCTAGACCAAGAGACATTTCACATTATGAAACTTTCGAACACTACCATTCAAGTTTTTATAAACATGTAGAAGCACAGTCAGTTACACCATTTGCACCAAGAGCACTAGATAGGGGGCTGACTGGAACAATAGTGAGTCACATAAGACTTAAAAATGATGGTTTAAACCCTAATGTTGGGGCACAGAACTTAGACGATACATCTAATACAGTAGCTGAAATTGTAAGACAAGTAGTTACAAATAGAGCTTGGAATATTAAGAATGATAGGTCAATCGCAGAGAAAGTTGAAGAAATGATAAAAGTTCGAATTGATTCGTGGGTTAAAGAATCAATTAAACCAGGGAGAAAACTTGGGTATGAAGCAGAACGGAAAAAAGGAGACCTTGCTCCATTATTACAAAAACCGGGTATAGTATCTTGGGATAAATTTACTGTACCAATGTCAATGCGAGAAGTTGAGCCAGGTGTTCAATTGATCATGGATGTAGACAAACTTCCAGATGCACCAGAGTGGCAATTAAGGAAAAAGAAAGAGCAGGAAAGAAATAATGACGAGACGGGTGATTTAAATGAGTACACATAAAGTCGGTGATGTCCGTCCTACACAGCTACTTTGGACTTATGGACCAGGTGCACTTATAGACCTTCCGAACCTTTCTGTTATTACTATGGGATTAGAGCGGTGGGATGAAGAACAATGTTCACCTATAGAGGAAGCTAGGTTGTTAGCTGCTGTGAGGAAAAGACTTGGTCCACAAGTTGAAAGGCTTCGAGTTGCTCCTTTTTTAAGAGATGAGAATGCTAGTCCTTTATCAGCAGAAGGAAAGATTGGAGTACCCGTTCGACCATTTCCTAGATGGCTTAGATGCGTTCGGTGTGGTTTATTGGCCGAATATGATTCAGGATTATTTAATGTTAAGGCAAATGCCTTCCGCCCTGAAAAGACACATTTTGTTCACGAAAATTGTGAAAAGGGAGCTAAATCAGAGGCAGTACCTGCTCGCTTTTTACTAGCTTGTAAAAATGGCCACATAGATGATTTTCCCTGGCATTGGTTTGTGCACGGAGGACAAGATGACTGTAGAGGTACTTTACGTTTTTTTGAAAGTGGTGCTTCTTTACAAACACAAAATCTTTGGGTTAAGTGTGATTCTTGTAATAAAAGTAAATCACTTGTACATGCTTTTGGTAAAGATGGACAAGATAATTTACCAGCCTGTCGTGGGCGACATCCACACTTGGATAGTTATGATTCTTCATGTGACCAAGACCCTAGAGCTGTTTTATTGGGAGCTACGAACAGTTGGTTTCCGATTACAATTTCCGCGTTAGCAATTCCTATGGAAAAAAATCCACTGATTCAACTAATAATGGATGGATGGCATTACTTTGAAGATATTGATTCAGAATTGGAGGTTAAGCTGACTATCAAAGCATTATCCAAGAGTGGAGCACTACCTGGAATAGGACAGTATAATGAAAAAGACGTGTGGAAAGCAATTCAAGATAAAAGAGAAGGAGCTTCACAGGAGGAGATTGTTAGTGAAGTAGATATAAAAATACCCGAGTGGGAAGTTCTTACTTCATCTTCTCCACCTAGAGACTGGCCACATTTCCTTAGTAGAACAGTAGAACCTCCAGCTAATTTTGAATCTGAAATTGATAATGTACTACTTCTTGAGCGGCTAAGGGAAGTAAATGCTTTAATAGGCTATACAAGGGTAGAGGCAATTGAAGAGTTTATGGATGATGAAGAACGACCTACAATGGCAAAACTCACCAAAAGGAGTACTAAATGGGTTCCAGCTAGTGAGGTTCATGGTGAAGGAATATTTATTCAATTTAAGGAAGAGGAAATTAAAAAATGGGAAAGAATCTCTGCAGTTAAGGAACGAAATAAAATGCTTGAGAACGGGCATCATGGTTGGCGAAATGCACGTAAATTGGATCCAAGTGAAGGGTATCCAGGAATAAGGTTTACTATGTTACACACATTTGCACATTTATTAATTCGCGAGTTAGCTTTAGAATGTGGGTATAATGAAGCAAGTATTCGAGAACGGATATATGCTAATGATGAAGCATCAATGGCCGGAGTTTTACTT
It encodes:
- the drmA gene encoding DISARM system helicase DrmA — translated: MSEESRKRFALEIRDPEKPEGKNAWLVRVENKEQVLNFSLILDIPGSECKGVHEGDPFLIFCEMNKSPVLIAFARLYRKRSTLTQTTFYFDGYLPVENHNTLDLKITSSVQSPIKRIDWEFFEEKFNGINGFDFSSFPILTGEFSNEQAYVRSLLENAVIDDLLGPADGPFEEIIGMSVRDRYLVGRLAPKETIKEEFDDPVLAKTNVNSSGASGRTDDEENTGGTDTSTNQSLVPSSVGITFCVDGSVKKLEILASWGRYIRGKSDKEDKNGKPFRAWKRVPSGGKKEIVLTEGKITPFSIDGECPEVLIQGTVYPRLENGDRLVTLFLVNTQLKPEQNQDTAWVFQPELVLRDPEGKDIFRRRPMLKNDEESDIERKSLEMVYRNQVEFAVGHGISVHAKTTKDNSSHSTEVRTSVLPSYEIPVTETPGSEPEDRPTMQQMVEKGFLDMDNLASMEQDELCDALSVLTNDYQDWIQEQRERIGNSIKGFDNVAHNAMDRCEEILRRLREGITVLGTDVDALASFRFANKAMAYQRIRSIYSLKRRRGVKVDYESLDIRKNRSWRPFQLAFMLLSIPSLTDPAHKDRTDKIEAYADLLWFPTGGGKTEAYLGVAAFTMAIRRRQGKLGGLDASRGLSVVMRYTLRLLTLQQFQRATTLLCSMEILRKNNTKEWGNNPFTIGLWVGKKVTPNTTEQSHEAIESERDGKRGSGSTPAQLTSCPWCGSEISPGRDIQIDKVMGKTFIFCGDKYGRCEFSRAKSREQGLPVLVVDEEIYRNPPSMLIATVDKFALMAWRGEIKTLFGYVTHECPRHGLIWSDSDCSGQHPKKGKYPVTNAQQVERLRPPDLIIQDEFHLISGPLGTMVGLYETAVDSLSTWSYKGKDVKPKVIASTATVKKAEEQVTNVFLRHVSIFPPQGLDIEDNFFSVQRSKEQKPGRRYVGICSPGSSRPAVLIRVYVALLTAAQSLYNHFGQVADPYMTLVGYFNSLRELGGMRRLAEDDVQTRSYRVQMSEIDRPGLSQRKVQNIDELTSRTSSREIPKILDKLELNFKPKWGQGEPQAIDIALATNMLSVGVDVNRLGLMVVNGQPKGTAEYIQSTSRVGRSSPGLVFSVLTWSRPRDISHYETFEHYHSSFYKHVEAQSVTPFAPRALDRGLTGTIVSHIRLKNDGLNPNVGAQNLDDTSNTVAEIVRQVVTNRAWNIKNDRSIAEKVEEMIKVRIDSWVKESIKPGRKLGYEAERKKGDLAPLLQKPGIVSWDKFTVPMSMREVEPGVQLIMDVDKLPDAPEWQLRKKKEQERNNDETGDLNEYT
- the drmB gene encoding DUF1998 domain-containing protein, which produces MSTHKVGDVRPTQLLWTYGPGALIDLPNLSVITMGLERWDEEQCSPIEEARLLAAVRKRLGPQVERLRVAPFLRDENASPLSAEGKIGVPVRPFPRWLRCVRCGLLAEYDSGLFNVKANAFRPEKTHFVHENCEKGAKSEAVPARFLLACKNGHIDDFPWHWFVHGGQDDCRGTLRFFESGASLQTQNLWVKCDSCNKSKSLVHAFGKDGQDNLPACRGRHPHLDSYDSSCDQDPRAVLLGATNSWFPITISALAIPMEKNPLIQLIMDGWHYFEDIDSELEVKLTIKALSKSGALPGIGQYNEKDVWKAIQDKREGASQEEIVSEVDIKIPEWEVLTSSSPPRDWPHFLSRTVEPPANFESEIDNVLLLERLREVNALIGYTRVEAIEEFMDDEERPTMAKLTKRSTKWVPASEVHGEGIFIQFKEEEIKKWERISAVKERNKMLENGHHGWRNARKLDPSEGYPGIRFTMLHTFAHLLIRELALECGYNEASIRERIYANDEASMAGVLLYTAAADSDGTLGGLVELGNPQNLGRLIEQALSRAAICSSDPMCSEHDPSEDRSLHAASCHACSFVAETSCERGNRYLDRALLVNTLENKDTAFFSRDLC